The DNA sequence CCCTACAAAACCCAACAAAGAGTGGCACCTTAAAAAAACCAGCTGATTGATTATGTCATGAGATCTTGTAAACATGAGCCTGCTTCATCAGATAGCTAACAGTGCAGGTACCCCTCTAGAAATCATCACCATGGTAAAGTATATAACAAGtgaatgcagggatggggaacttgcggtcctccagatgttgctggactccaactcccatcccgaGCCAGCACGGCTGACTGGTCAGGTGGATAATGGGAACTACagcccagcaacacctggagagccacaggatcCCCAACCCCGAGCGACTAAAGGGGCTATTCTACGTAAAGTTCGGTTTCATTTGAACCAAGGCTCACCATACCAATCTGTTTCAAACTCCGGcctctgcacagaaatacacGATGCGACGAAGCGACACTACGCCCCTGTGCGTATACACAGCGCCCTTTCCCCAAAGACAACTGGAGATTAGAAAGGAGGGCTTTCGGGTTTCCTGAAATACGGCTTCCAagagaactagaaccttgacatTTCTCTAGAAGTTACCCAGGGGTGGGCTACCTAGCCAAAAGGGTAGACCCCCAGCCATTAGAAAGAGAAGGGAAGAATATTTCCAGGTTGGGGTAACAAGGAGAATGTTACCTGCTGGGCGCCGCCCCCAACGCAATCCCCTGTATCCATGACCCTGAAGGTGCCCGCAATCTCCACAGAGACCTGAGCGCCGCCATCTTCCCTTTCGGCGCTACAGCAGCCCACAGAACGTAGACTTTGCGCATGCTCTTGTATACTTCAGCGCTTCAGCGGCGCCATTATTAGTATGGGCAAGGGGAGTCCTGTTCTCCGCCCTTCTACTTCAAAGCCtggaagaaagaaagagggagggtAGATAGCGGGCTTGGGCTACGGAGCAGGCTCAGGGCAGCCCGCGCGTGCGCAGTAGGCGCATTAGAAAGGCCTCATACATTGATATTTGCGTGTCCCCGCCTCAAGTCAGGACAAGCAGAGGGCTTAGGTGGCTgttattgagcatgctcagtgctaCATCGTGGGCTGGATGGGATTTAGCGACTTTATAGAGGTTGACTATAACGGAAGTGACATTACTGTTCCGGAAACGGCAAGGAGGAGTTGTTGTCTTAGCTGCTGGAGTCGAAAGCGGTGACCTTTCTGGAAGGAGCGGAGCGGGTGGGTAGATTGTGGAAGGGAGTGAGGTTGGAAAAGGTCATTTGTGCTGTTTTTTATACGCTCAggatttgttttttggggggtcccctttTTAAGGTCTGGAGCGCGTTTCCTCTTTTGCGCCTTCTGGACGTTCCTGCTGCAAGCAGCACCCACTGGAAGAATCCTAGGGCACTGCtctatctagctgagtattgcctATATACAAGGAGCAGGGCCttgccaggtgttgctgaactcccactCCCATAGACCTTGGCCCTTGACCATGGTGGGTGGTGCTGGTAGGAGTTGTACCCAACCGCATCTGGTCCACGAAGTCTGGCTGGGATTTTCTAAGGTTTCAGACACCCCAGTCCTCCTTGGGGATGCTGGGGagtgaacctggcaccttctgcatgcagtgcaCCTGCTCCATCACTTTTGTACGCAACGTTTGTGCTGTGCTCGTGAGTTATGGTCTGTCGCCATGGCTGGGTTGTTTTCATTGGAAGGCATCGCTGGCTGTGTTCTCCCTCGGCTGTTGGAGGCGGTGTACTCCTGAATAgtagttgctgaaaactgcaggaagggagagttgctcttgtgttcgggtcttgcttgtgggcttccattgaggcatctggatggccactgtgagaacagtgggTCACTggacagatccagcagggcttttcttatgttcttttgaacACTTTGCTTTCTTGTGCACTCCTTTCCCAATGattttgcttttgtgtgtgtgtgtatctatatatacacacacatatgagTTTCTTTCCCGAAAAGGAGACCCccccactttaaactgtcatggcctcTGCCAAAGAATCCTTGTTCCCGTCACAgggctacagttttcagagtttcctgggaagatggcttgactgttaagccaccttgggaattgtagctttatgcAGGGCAAGGGGGTCTCCTAAGCACTCCCAGCACAcatcacaaaatacacttcctgggattctttgggggaagtatgaCTGTAAGGGGCATGAtatttctttaaatgtatagtgccgaTGGGGCTCATGCCTTGCTGGAGTATCTGCTCCTTGCAAGCACCTTTCTGTTATACCCAGTTCCCTGTTCTGAAAGTAACCTCAGTTCTGGGCAGTCTCCAAAGTTTACTTGAATTCCTGAGCTCTTTGATTTGCTGCCCTCTTGTCAAAATTTCTTGAATTATTGAGAGCAATAAATGGTTTGGGGCCATGTTTTCTGAAGGAGTTTTCTGAACCTCAGTGAAAGCTGTTAGATTGGCAGGTGCTAGGggaagggctttctcagtggtggcctcacacttttggaatgccctcccagggaGATATGTATGGCCTTGTcccacatagaaagctgccttatactgagttagaccatttttccatctaactcagtattgtctaccctaattggcagtggctctccaggatttcagatagatgtctctcccagccctacgtggagatgctagcgattgaatctggaactttctgaaggcaaagcagatgctctgccactgagctatggccctcccccacTGCTCATCTTAAAATCCTCTAAGGATACATTTTTCCAAGTCTGAATTGATTGAATTGTGCAGTATTTGAGAAAACTTTTAGCTGCTGGTGGTTTCTGTGTCTTGTAACCATATTTTCATGCGTGTTAGAGTTTTGTGAGGTGCGTTGCgccctgaaaggcaggttaaaagtCTTTTGAGTAAGCAAATCTCTGATGAAAGAATTATCCTGTATTTACACCAAGACTAGTGTGTGCTCAAAAATGGCCCAGCTGACCCTGCAGGATAGGCTTTAGTGTACCTACATAGACACGTGAACTGAAAGAAAGGAAGTTGGGTGTTATGGTGTAACAGTTGTGACTCTGTTAACAAAAGCGTGTTCAAAATGCATTCATAGGCAATTTGTCTAACTGATCTGAGAGATGCTAATCTCTTTTTATCATACACATATAGTTGGAGGCTGATACTTGGTCTTGCCTCACCTGAATTGCAAGTGTGATCCACTGGAGAACTCCTTTAAATGCAGCCATATGCAAAGTTAAAATGTTGGGAGGGTGCACACCACTTTAGTAACAGCAATAATGATTTGAATTCATATCCTGTCccccttcccaaaggagcccagggcagcaaacacataaaCAAAGCCATTTTGAAAAAGCATGCTACAACCAGCTcatgttaaaaacattctttcatccagtgatctctgggttgccaggaacaaccttcttcagccatcaaatgcctaaatactgtaaacaggaatgttttcagatatctcctaaaagtcaataatgatggagacagacacatctcactgtggagggcattccacaaatggggagccaccactgaaaaggtcctggcACAGGTCTGTGCCAACCGGGCAGGCCCCCCCTCCCCCCGCGGTAGCACCACCAGCAAGGCCCCATTTGCAAATCATAGAGTCCCAGATGGTTGCTACTGGGGAAAGGTGCTCTTTTATCAAATGTTTTACCAATCCTAACATTTATGTCATTTCCGTTTCCTTTTATAGAACAACCTGTCAAGATGGGTATTCACTTTGGAAACTTGCAAAGAATGAGGCATGTGATCACCTACAGCTTGTCTCCATTCGAACAAAGAGCTTTCCCAAACTACTTCTCCAAAGGGCTTCTCAATGTTTGGAGGCGATTTAATTCCCAGGTCTTCCGGGTGGCCCCTCGTAAGTCTAAAAATTCTGTCTCTGTTTTAAGTTGCTCCTTCTGCTTCCTGCAAGCTCTGCCTGTCTTCTAGGTGTTACTCTTGAGGACTGGTGCCATGACCAGGACTAGTGCACTGATATTTAAAGCTGAGGATGAGAGGAAGGATGCATATGTTGGttgcagaattttatttatttatttaatttcatttataaaccgcccttagccaatggctccctgggcggtgtacaacatacaataataacaataatcaacaaaaatcgcaagatataaaatacagatacataataggactacctaatgttaaggtaattaaaacattaaaatacatacaaatgaattaaagCCAGCAATCTCTGGAGCAATGTGCATGGGATAGGGAAAGGAAGCCATTTTTTCATTGCTGTCGAATTGCAAAGAGAAGACGGAGCATGAAGTCTGGTTTAGACTAGCGTtatcattattactatttattatttatttcgtttctgAACCATTTCTTATTaaatatctcaaagtgatttcacaatacaaaaaaaaaacatggttgcacacaaatatatatatatatcaattgCAACAtattttattaattagatttgttaACCACTTTTCTTCACCAGGTAAACCTCAAGTAATTTTCAGTCagtaaaacattataaacagtataaaaaattaaaacaaaataaaggttttttttaaaaaaacacacaaataaatgTAAAGGCAGTGGCACAGCCCACTCCCTAAAAGCATCAAAGTCCTCCaaaattttgtaaactgcttagaggtctttacattggagcagtatataaagtttgtgaaatacataaataaaaataaggagccgaatgcctcggagaagagaaatgCTTGTCAAATCAAATATAGCTATTGCcagggataaaaaaaaaatctccacttataaggcttgttgaaagagaggcTTTCAACAGATGCcagaaagacaatagagatggttcCTCTCTAATAagtaacaggagggagttccaaagggtgggtgctacCTCGCTAAAGGCCCAATTTCAGCAtcatgcagaacagacctcctgctgagatggtatctgcaggatgccttgtcctgcagagtgcagtgttctgttgggtatgtaagggatggGACTGTCTCTTTAGGTAACCTGCTCCcacactgtatagggctttgtatactggTACCAGCACCTGGTAGGTGGTAATTGGGGTAGGTGgtaacaccctattcatagggtcgccataagtcagaatcgacttgaaggcagtctatttccattttcatcattttataaaaaacagTTCTCTCTGTTCCACACTGGAAGCTCTAGATGGAGCAAGAGAGCAGGACAGTGAAATTCTCCTTTAGTCAGTAGACGCTGGTGTTCACAGACTACTCCCCCATGTATTCCTGAATTATAATCTTCCTACTGTGATTATAAGATCTTGTTACTTATTAGTCATCTTTAGCTTTCATTATGATAGTTGGCATTTATATAGTGCATTTCAAGTGTTCAACGAGTTCACATGCTATCACAGCCAGAGACAGCAGCATACGAAGTCCTACGGTCTTTAGGTTTTATATTAGTACTAGCAGACTTGTACCTGgcgcttgggaattctaagaaaccaaaaaaatcagtgcagttttgaaaggttcagcctCCCATCTTGGTttaaaatggtgtccaattgtatccaaacgtaAATGAAAACCTAcaccttgatctcaggaagcatcacacaaaatttggttacaatactTAAAGACAGGAGGctaaaacctttggccctccagatgttgctgagctgctatacccattggccccagcaagcacggctaaatggtcagggatgatgggaactgtacttcagcaacatctggagggccacaggttccccacccttgtcttAAGAGAGCAAACAGACAaacagctttgcaaaaatatatagTGGATTATATTATAACATCCATGTACGTGGTGCTGTAGGAAGAATGAGTGATTTAGCCCCTACGTCTACAGGCTTTCAATTTAGAAATAGTCACTAGGGACACAGCTGAA is a window from the Rhineura floridana isolate rRhiFlo1 chromosome 22, rRhiFlo1.hap2, whole genome shotgun sequence genome containing:
- the LOC133375098 gene encoding cytochrome b-c1 complex subunit 8; protein product: MGIHFGNLQRMRHVITYSLSPFEQRAFPNYFSKGLLNVWRRFNSQVFRVAPPFIIAYLVYSWGTEEFERLKRKNPADYENDE